GCGTCTATGCCCATCTGAAATACTTTGTAAAGTTGAATGGTTTCGAGCCTACAACAGATTtctatataatattaaatatacaatgattttattttactatattattcttaaaaataataGATTCTCAAAAGTTTCAGTTAAGTACTCGACACTTTCAAAATGTCCATTTTGCatgatatatatacatttatctGTAAATACATTCTTTACTTACCATAATTAAATCAACAGAGTTCTTAAAAGGATTCATATGATAGTCATATCGATGTCATGAGTAATGTTACGAATAATGATTTTAATTAAACATACTATTTTTATCCAAAGGGAGAAATCGCTATAAAAAGTAAAGAATAAGATAATAAAATTGTTCACTGTCACTTTCTGTCTAATTTGAAGTTACTTTATTATAATTAACGCAATTTACAAATGTTTaaactaacaaaattattataatacaattatttaattCAACCATGCTCACCtttatttcttaaatttgtttttaatatttgattATAGCATTTAATATTTGTTCCTGAGTTTTATAAGCaagttgtaaaataaaaactataaattgtataaaatagtaTGAAATAATAAGACTGAAtgtgaattttaataattgttacattaaataattcatttcaAATCAAATGTATTACACAAAATGTTTATTAATTATACAAGTATAATGGAAATGGTGTACTAAATGTACATGTCAAAATTATGATTTTAAACatataaatttatatcaaaatttaattaaatcaacatATTGACAATGGGAATGAATTGTTAGTATATATTGATAATTGGAATTTGGTTTATTATTGAACTCTCTCAATATCATAGTCAATGGACATTAAATATAGATATTTCCCCTatttaatttaacaataattcaaTTAGATGGTAATCAAATCAAATTGAATACTCCTtaatgaaattgtattttttcctgttgTTTTACTATGTTAGATGTCTTTTGTTTTAATTGGTCATAATTTATGTACCATTGTCCAACAATAGTTACGATAGAATTGCAGAAGTTCAAAAGGCACAAGTCTTCCTTCAGAATTCACAGCAGTATATGTATTTAACTGACCACTTCACTGTGTTCATTACAGTACTTTCTCTAAAAGTATAGAATTTTCACATCTTAAAGCATAAACAATATactataatttttgttttcttcttagagattataaataattattaagcgATTAAGTTCTTTGATCCTTTAGATGGAACATTTAACTTATTACTTTGAAATTAATCCCAATCAgtatattacatattttatcATAATGATAGCAAAGCTTATAGTTTAatgcaaattaatatttttttaacatctATCAAGTAAATTTCAtgcaaaattacaattttacaaattattttcaacattttaatacaatatctatatactgaaaaataaattgtaattaatattaaatgaaaataaaagttccACAAATTTCAAACTAACTAATTTAGCAAATCAATAtgatttacaaataaatatttaaaataacaccATATGTATTTATGAACCAAATTGTATGCTGCAAAATTATCAAAAACTAAGTGTACGGACTGAGTGTATTatagtatttaattatattaacttgtgtttttaatattaaatacaaaGGTACATAAATGTCTGTATAAACAAAATACTTATGATGTACTTGCAAAATAAAACCTTTTTAATCAATGTAAACACAATTAACacaagaaactataaaaatttgtatgtaCATTATTATGGAAACATCTTACTATTTTTATTCACTATTAAAATGCttaattgaaaatagaaacacaatCTTAATGTCCAATCTTcatttttcttaataatttattaGTGAAAACTCAGTATAGAGCTCAAACATGTGGAAAATAATTAAGTGAAACGAAACAGAAGGTAACTGTTATTATCAAAAAATGAACACATGTAAAATGAGAGATTTTCTTTTCTAATTCATGTTTCACAAAGCTTTCATTATACACGGTATAGTTGCATAATATGTACAATTGTTTTTCTCCTTTTTACATAACATAATGTTATTTGgttattacaaaaaatgttgatACATTTTGGTTCCAGTGTTCACGATTTCGAATGATATATTTACAGTTTGAAATCATAAAATCtcgttgtttaaaaaattatacagtACTGAGATATTTGGAACATTGGACATTGCACATAACatatatttttccattaatATAATCAAGTGATTGTTTTACtactattttttaaaacaaaatttttggtacatctttaatttttttacactGCATCCACAATGTATAGGCTAAAACTGAGATATAAAAATTTGCAATATACTCAAATTGAGTTACCTTGATTGTATGTGCAACATTTTCGTATATTGTAAGTATATGCAACATAATACCTTATGGGACAAATAGTTTTTTGCTTTTAAACTTTAATTAAGGCCCCATTACATTCGGTTCAACTACTTTTATCACGCGCAAATAATTAGTTTTCATATTATATTCAAATGACAGTTTCTATACATATTGATAAATACTTCAAAGTCATAAACAAAATATGTCAATAagcatttgaaatattatagtGTTATTTCTGCATGGTACAATTTTTGCCATAATTATATCTTATATTTCATTTTGGCTAACATCATTTTCCAAGAGTATCTTAAAATAATATCTGATTTGATAAACCAAACGTTATCTTATAACAAATAAGATTTCTACTCTTattttttcatacattttttGTATAGTAATGTTACTttggaaataatttccaaagtaACTTCTCTTCATATGCATAGGCCAAAGTGCACTATTTGATTTAAATTCTGTGCCTCCCTTTTTTCTTAGCAAAAGAATGAAATCATTTACATAATTCATAGGAAGTGATTAATCATATTATATTGTCTTTTAGTTATGTAagtttttagaaaaaattatttattctatgTCTCTGTTCTCTAGTTCAAGTACTTATACAAAATttcataataaatttaaaaaagaaagactAATTTACATGTGGTTTGAATTGTTATCATGTACAATAGTTTAATGATATTCCAATTTTTTGCAATCATCTggaattgatttctttttaataattataatatagcaATAATGTTAATAATGTTAATGATGATGACAGTGATGGTGGtactaatataatatatacaacaaAAGAGAAGCATTTAGGGAGTACCATCAGGATTTAAATATAGACTTACTCTGTCACATATAATGATGCTACTTTATAACAGATGCTCCTCTCTATTCTTTATTTTTCCAGATATTTTGTTTGCAGTCCTGTTCTCTATAAGAGATACTTGTGTCATGATAATGAATAATGATAAAGATAATGATGGTAAtagtgtaataataatagttgtaacaacaataacaataaaagTAATGACAATGATTTACGTTTGCGTGACATGATTAATTTCAGTGCTAAGAATTACGGTttcaatttgaataataatagaaatcatAATGATGATAAAGGGTGGTAGTAACATGAGCATGTATAGAAATAAAGAGCAATCGTAAATTGCAATACAAAATTGGTTTAATAGAGTGATCATTGATCGATCTCTTTAATATTTTGCAGGGATTCTTCACAAGTTTGGGAATAATAATAGaataagataataaaattactaatCAATAATAACATAAGGCAATATGTGAAGGATTTGGCCACTGTAACTGGGCCTAGATAGCATCTGATGCCATTCTCGAAATTCTTCGTCAGGTTGGCTATACACATTGATTACACCATTCATCTCTGACATTCCCCCCTTTTCTTCCGATTTCTCATTTAAAGTTAAAGATGATAGTTTAGGTTGGAAGTTTCCATTCAGTCCTTCTACACACTGTGTATGTAACCTTTCTATGTCTTCTGTTGTAATTTGTCTAGGCGGGTACTCTGTATTACTTTGATCTTCAGTTGATTCAGTTTCACTCTCACCCCAATCAATTGAACTTGGATCTAGAGGTGGTAACTTAGCCAGTATTTCTTCGACTGTTAAATCTTGAGACACCTGCAATTGGTTTTTTTGATAATTTGTAACTGATTTTTCTTTGTACACTACACCCAATTCCTGACACTTAGATGGTGTATCATGACAGTTTTCTGTAGGTTTTAACCGACTTTCTGGCAAGGTTTCAGAAACTGTATTTCTATGAGACAAATTGTTCTGAGTACAACGAAGGAACTTGGATACTTGTTCATTGCTACTTCTCAGAATATCGTCCACGCTGGGTGATTCTACATTTTGACTAGGTAGAGCACTTGAATTAATGCTAGAATTGGTGCCGCGTGCCCGCAGATCAGCCAGCAGTTCTTGAGTTGTCTTTAATTTAGGATTTCTTGAGATACTagctaatttttcttttacacgaTCTTCTAAAATCGGTTGCTTTTTCATAGACTTACTGCCTTTTTTTCTACCACGTTTCTTTGGACCTGAATCATCAGGATCAGTAGAAGACTCCACAAAATGATCAGAGATTCGTTCTTTAAATGTGGGGCTAGGCACTTGCAAATTTAAATTACCACTTATGTTTTCGCCATTGAGACGTTGTTTTTTAACAAAGAGTTCACTTTCAGTAATTAAGTCTGAATCATGGTGTTGACAATTATGTTGGTCATTAAAATCATCTTTTCGAAGGCGTTTATTTGAACTGTGAGTTCGTGGCACTGCTTCCGTTGTATGATTTTGGCTTGAGGAACCAAGCATAGATGTCACATCAGAACTTGTTTTGTGATTACTGGTCACAGTAATTGACTGCTTGTTTGATGATGCATTAGGAGAATGTGAATGATCACTATGCACAGATAAAGCTGGGCTAAGCACCTGTAATTGGATTTTTATAAAACTTTACACATAACTTATTAATTTTATGtgcaaaaataatatacattacAACATATAAAGATGACCATTATCATTTAACCACTTGCACTAGAAACCATGCACACATGTGGTGGGCAATATGCACAGTGGTTGAAAATAACATAGCACACATGTTGCATGACTATTACAATTTGCAATGAAACTGGACGCGCGTTATATTGTTGTACtattttattaatgtatttttatcaaattactaCTGCTATATACATAAGTATATGcagtttgaataaaatattaataaaaatatttgcaaacatTATAGTCCACTATGAAACTTTTTAGTCAGTCAATTGCATGTAGCCATTGACTGATTATCAGTGCAAATGGTTAATGTAATAGTATAACTTATATACCTGTTAATAAACTTAGATGTAATGAATAATGAATTGCAAACAtttaaaaccataaaatttgtaTAACTCACTCTGAGAGCAGTGGTATCCCTCAATAATGGACTTTGAGGTTTCAAACCTCTTAGTGCTGGACTTTGTGGTTTAAAGCATCTTAATGCAGGACTGTGTGGTTTTGCTCCATTAAGAGCAGGTGGTGCTGTATCAGCTGGTGTAGGTTGTGGGGTAGAATGAGCAGTTGGTAAAACCATATCCCGCCATCGCCGTACCAAATCCTTTGCACGCTTGGCCAAAGCATCGTTACTTGTCTTTCGTCGAAGTTCATTAATGTGTTTCCCAAGCCTTGTaatctaaaataattaaaatcgttTCCATAATTATTTTGAggaaataacaaaataaattaattactaGAAGTAAAGAGAATTAATAACAGTAATGCACTGTTACAAAAAATTTATATCACAGTATATATACAATTCATGGAAGttataacaataatatatttattctgaTATATATTTGTAGACTTTGTACCTCAAGCAACTCCTTAGTGATCGCCGTCTTTTCCAGGGCCGTAATGACATCCACAACAGCTCCCATATCGATGACCTAAACAATTTAGACAATTTATTACGTTATCCTAAAAAAGTTCtttcttataaatattaatgtatttttattgttatttcatatttttacaattaaattataatatttcattagTAAAATGACATATTATAACTATTTTACTAACttcatataaagtataaaatagttttattaACATAGGTATAATAAATTCTTGTATATCTTTTAATTATCGTAATGTAATGTTTAATATgtccaaaaataaattataatttttatcacaCTATACCTTTTTACTGAAGTTTATGACTATTTATTTGatttgttatatattatataagtgtattttattattaaaaataacgaatataTAATTAATGATGTTTTTATTTAAGACAAATGTTGCATACTTTTTTACATATTCTTATCTagcataaatattttatatttaatatatttattatacaattataataactttattattttattattgcttaatatatttttttgaagTTTGAATTGACTAATAAAACTACATcagatttaatatttaaactcTTTAGTACAatgatgtatataatatatttgatgtatacaaagtttttaaattttgatctgtaaatcaatttctttattatttttcagtatCTACACTTTGCACTTTTCTTTTAAATCAATTGCCAGTTTTTTAACAATGATGcataatattgaatatttatatttttgcaatGACACAGCAGACCactgtttttcattttaattgttttagtAGTATTGATTTCACAATATAAGATTAGaccatattattttaaattgctATTGATACTATTAATAGAAGAATCATATAACTTTAATTGCAATGATAAATTGTTGACATGATTTTATATGATTTTTACATGTAAAATGCAATAGTCAACACGTGTCCATAGGCATCTTTTAAATATGGGGCAAACGGTACATCTGACTCATACTGATGTTACAAatgtttattgaaaaattaatttcgaacatcGAAACGGCAATCGGGccagaaatacaaaatatttttacgaaactttagTACAATTGAACGCAATCTTATCTCTGAAAACATCCGAAAAGTACAATGTTAATTAATTGTTTAAatgtatgaaaatataaaaacaatgtGTAAGTTATTACAAATACTATAACTTTTATAACAAAATAAAACTTGGAGGAAAAtctagaaagaaaaggaaaagaaggaggtgTTTTAAGATTTCTTCTCAATGTTGAACAATTCGTTGCAATATTAAGGTTATGCTCCAGGTAGTCGACAACGCGTTTACGTTCGACGTGCACACATTCGTGCATAGACAAGATCGCCGCCTGCCAGCGTCGACACACAAGAACATATTACTCACTTACACGCGGAGCCGCCGCTACACTACATTCTTAGTGACTCTCGCGCACGCCACTGGTACAGGCACACGGCGCACGGCGCACGGGGGATCGAGAGTGGCCCGATAGCCGTTTGCGTGAGCGGACGGATGGCGCATCGCGGATTCATTCCGCTACTTACATTGTATTCCTTGTCAAGAGATTTCAACAATCTTTCGGTGAGCTCGGTGCAATATCTCTGCATCGGGGGGGCACACTTAGGGCCCTCGCGGGGAGATTAGGTTAGCGGAAAATCGGCTCCACGCGTACGAGTGTCACGAATACGAGAGCACGGGGGGACTTGCAATGGCGACTACTGAACTGTGCTCTGCTCGCATGCCCTCCCTGCCTCCCAAGTGCCTCCTAGTCGCAGCCCATGCATCGTCCCTAGCCCCACGCCGCCTCATACTGCGAAGCAAGCGCTACTAGCTCCTCTCGTGGTTGGATGAGACTCCTAACCATTACCACACCTCCCTTCTATCCCCACTACAGATGAAATGGCGCTCCACTCGAATATTAACTTTTTATTGTTTACTTCATGTAGTTGTTTCTTTCACGTCGTAATTTCTGTACtgcttttaaatatttctttgggAATCGGATGTATGTTTACACTgacgctcttttttttttaaaacctattttaataataaaattaaaagttaTTAGAAATTTGTAGTAGGAATCATAAATTCTTAAGTAAGAATTAACCTCTCTTGTaaaatttctatgaaaattaaatattgaaattgaagtattcttaattaatatatattatttttgctcAATAGTTATATATAGAAACTATTGAGAAAAAATAATCAACGCGttttaaatttgtatacataaactgattaaatttttttcattaaaaatattcaatcgcaGTATTTTAGAACAAAATCaaattgtaatagttataatttatatatctttCGTATATAAAACTACGATATAGATACTTTTATGAGGAAATTTATAACATAGAGTAAAACAAAACTGAAATGTATATATCCGGTGACAGTAATTTGTGCCGCAAGTGGGGAAAGTCACCAGCTCTGGCTACCTATTTCTCCCACCGTACGCTTTCAATTGTCGCACAAGTAAAACGCTAGATGGAGTTACTAGAATGGTAGAATGATATATACTAAACTTTCCAACACCTAACCTCAACGCGTTACATGAATCGCTTTGAAATGACAATTCTGTCAACATATTCGCAACATTTAAAGTTTAGAAAAAGATTATCAATctaataaagaaattattatctataaaatatatattattgcaTTTTCATAATGAATTCTAATACATATAATCCATATACGataagtatttatattataagagtaaaattctattatttataaaattaaataatgtattaaTGCAGTGAATAGTTCATTATTTATtgcatttgtaaaatatattattgcatTTATAGAATGAATTTTGATACATTTAACTCATATGCAACACATGTTATGATATAAGAACAATATTCTGTAATTTAAAGCttcaaataatttatcaatcgaataaacaaagtattttttattaatatataccattgaattttaaaaatgtatttcaatACATATTCATATAATCAATAATTCACATATTTTACTTCAATTACATATTCGCAAATATATTACACATATTGAATACGTCAAAAAgtgcaaaatatatttaaaatacatatatattttatgtataataaaatGTACCGAATATGCAATAGCACGTTTTAATCGATTATTcaacattattaaaaaataattgtccaTTGGATTGGTAATTGTTCTTATATCATAGATCAGGGGTCAGCAACCTACGGCCCGTCGGCCGAAATTATCCGACCCGCAGTTTCCAAACGAAAAGTCATATTCTCTGGCCTGCGATGActttaaagaataatttaagTATTTATTTCAGGCTTTCTATAGAACCAAATGATTTTAGTAAATCATATCAAtttgatatatatatgtaaatatttataagtcaacaaatattaaaatatctatAAACATTCAGAATTTAGAAGCGTTGAGACGCTTCTTACTTTCGTTAGTTTTTTGATCGATTTAAAATATATctgtataaaatttttatattttaataataagaaCTCATTAAGGTAATAGTTGTAaaggatttattattattattatttgcattTATTAACTATAGATGAATATGGCCTGGCATTTACTCACTGACATGGCTACTAGCCTGGCCCCTTTCTGGAAGGTTACCGACCCTGTCGTACATCTTGTGTACAGATTATTATGTATTAGAATTTATTCTCTAAATGCAATTATACATActtaataaataacaataacattgatttattttaaacatcaaacttcgaaaaattgttaacaaaatattgtttttatatcGTACTTGTCGAGTATGAATTAAATATATCAGAATTCATTCTAAAAATGCAATGATACATattcaataaattataaatcattCATTGCattggtaaattatttaaatcttcaAACACCGCGAAGCTTTTAGCAAAACATTGTTATTTCATAATTACTAATGCGACTCGTCACATACTAGTTAGTCACATTGAGGTTAGATGTTTTGAAAGGATTTCTTTGCTCGCTTTGCCTGTCATATGTGTGATGGCATAATGATTCTGCGCACTACGTCAGACTGTATAGTGACTCCATCTAACATTTCAATCGCGACAACTAGGTGTATCGTTAAGGAAAGAGGATAACCGGAGCTAGTGACTTTCCCCTTTCGTGGTACGCATCATTATTACCAAGTGTAAAATTTTCTAATACCAACATAACGAAATAAtgtaacgatacaattttttttattaacaacgTTTATCTATAATacagaattgtataaaaatacacataaaaattcgaatacacttcaattaattatatttaaaaaatataactatTTCAAATGATAATTTCCTAAATTATCGAAGTATATGTTTAtagttttttaaacaattattgcttCTCAAATTAATCCTTATCAattatatacataatatttgCTTAATAAGAGAAACTTAACATGGATTAATAACCTTTTATTATCAGAGATTCATAGAggtcgtttattttatttattacagtCTTTCTCAAAGTGGGAATGTCGTGTATGGCTACTACATAGTATCTATAacctaaaatattgaaaatttacagAATATAATGCAATATTTCTATATGTTCTTAACAATTTTTGTCTTTGCAGAATTTAGAGTTGAAGATAAACTAATGTTATAAATACGAATACATAATGTTTATAATTGGATTTGTTCAAGTCAGTAACTATTTTTTTAAGATTTCCTATAAAGTCATATCATTTGCATATCTTTTCTCAAACATACATTCTGTTTCTACGctaaattattagaaatataaaacaGTAGAAATTTTATACTTCGTGCATTACATTATAAGTGAAGAATCAAGTCATTAATTTGTGAGTCTACAGATTGAAGACTTAATTTCTAAATTTAGTTTATCAAGTATAAATTGTAGAATTAAATAATGCAACttatcaaaataattttcaaaatttgactttataaaatgattatataataaataatataataataaatcagattatacaaaaataaggacaaaaatgaaaaaaacagGAATGCACAAACTTAGAATATTGTTTGTAGATAATAACATGCTAAAACGGTTACATCGAACAatagttaaaataaaatatcaagttcttaattaattaaatgtaTGAGTAAATACatttaaagtatataaaaacaaaTAAGAGATAAATGTATGTTGCATTAACATTAGGTCACAAAAATGAAttgcaatttttgttaaaatcttTTAATGCAATTGAAGCTACATTTTACTACACGTTCAATTGTCATGAATGATGAATATTATATTGAATGTGTCCAACAGATAATTGATATTAAAAAACCAATATATTAACTCAAGTCAGTAATCTAAATTTAGCAATAAATGATGTTTATAAATGTATCCTATGAGGTATTATGCATTGATTTGAACTGAATCTTAGAGATAGATAAGGTGTTATAAATGTTACAGCATTtttcaaagtatttaaaaattagtTACTATAATTTAGAAGTATATGGATATGAAATACATTCTTTGATGTGTGCATACCATTCTTTGACTAATATAAGTTATATACTGggaaatataatttcaagtTAAATGGTTAAGtgtcaaaatattttacatatgaaAATTGCATGAAGATTTGAAGTATTATAAATACATTGTTAAAAACAATAAGAGAATTGTCTCTCTGAACAATTCAGAAATCAGTTAATAGGAATAATGTGTCTATTATAATAAACCACTTGAGTATATAATAGTGCAATTACTTTAGAAAATCCCCTTTTTTATCTGGTTTTATCGTAATCATTATCAACTTTGTATGTTTTTCAAGACAATAAggattgtaaattttttatttgtagTACTCTTTGTCAACTCAAACAGAAAGTacatttcttaatcatttcttttgtatttaaaatggctttttttattatttaacaattattcagggcaatataaatatattgaaactttttcgttttcttacAGTTCTttactgtattttatttatatgaatAGTGTATCATAAAAGTATTAAATAAGTTAACAATGCATACATTTTTTAAGTGCAAGACTATTCCTCTGTTAAAATTTATGTCCTTGTTTCATATCTGTAATATATATACccaaaaagtattaaaaatgatattattataaatatatataatattagtaatatttttttatttttctagtaAATTTTTTACGTTTGTTTCATTGATTATCAATACTAATTTCTGTTACAAAACATTTGCActtgaatttatttaatatttaagatATTGTTAACACGTAAAGTTGTATTGACTCTTTGAAATTACGAGCACATATTTGTACTTAACGAAAATCTTCACCGTGACCTACGTATACATTAAAAGTCGTCATCATGAACTATTACCAGCTGTCGTCGTCAACAGCATTTGTTTCTATCAACGAAGTTCCAGCCATAGAGCATTTGGTATCGCGCTTTTCTGCACTTAAAGGGTTAAAACGTTGTTTTttcaattatatatacatataaattaatttttgaatggTGACATTGAAAGATGTGTAGTCTTGCGTAACCTTCCGATGGCTACTTTCCGTTCTAGGCAGTTCTAGGAAACTATTGCCTGCAGTTGCCTGTAAAGTGTCAAACTACTCTATTCGAGGATATATGGAaagtttgtaaataaataaatttaatctgATAGAAAACTTATATTCTCAAGTACATATTTATGAACAAAGTCAGAATGTGGTATTATTATTCCAAAATctttaatatataatacttgaCTGCTTTTTTTTAAAGTACTAAGCGACTACACGGAGgtaacgaaaaataataatataaacaatataaatttcCTTACATTTTTTCTTGTTAGTAGATAGTGTTTTAATTCTAATAgttataaaaatgtaacaaatgtaaCTAAATATAAAAATGGCCAGAATAATAATTGCAATCAATTTAAGTTTATATTTGTTTTTCAAGGTCAAATTTATAACCTTCACTCTATTAGTTATGTTACTATcggataataatatatttcattggTTTAAATTTCCCTCAATATTACAATGTACATGACGCAAAGCATTTTAGGCAACACGACGAAGTTAAACTTGTGACTCTCTAGCGGTAACCAATAACAAAAGAATTTGCTCCTGCTGTTTCCAAATTTTCGGTCTAAGTAGTGGTAATTTTGGAGAATAATCTAAATGAAAATTTAGAGAATAATAGTTAATTGATTTAGTTTCATTTCAAATAACTGACAAATGTAATCTACGCTATAGAAAGATAAGAatgcaataaatattattttttatcgaagattCTACCATtcataacaattttttaatgaaaGCTTCATTATCGATTTTTCAACCGTTTGCCCAATGTTTTTATGTTTTAATCCACTAGTCATCAGGTCTATGACATTTCTATTTACAAACGGGTATCCAATGAAATTCTCTTGCAGTGATATATTATGGAGATTATAGAATTTTCCTAAAATTCTCATGCAGTCACGTATTTATTGATATCTAGTCTTATACAGACTAGAAATCAGACAGCAAAAttttcctttcacgagataaaaCGCACAAACGTTAAAAATGTATGAATATAATGGcgttttcatcatttttaaagGCTAATACATCATGCTATTGATACACAGCTATCATGAAGATTCACCATATGTGTTGAATTCTATAGGTATCGATAGTCTTCTGTAGCGGTTTTTCATGGTCACCGATTACAGCTGATTGGTGTTTGGTATTCCGGCATTCCGTTTCTCCTCACGTAATACGTTTCATTGACGTTCCTCGATTCAGATTTGTTTTTGATATGTCTACCGTTGCTCGATATAAGTCTTTTTGGCTACATCTTCGCGTTTTCTTTTAGCTTTCACAATAAAATGT
The Ptiloglossa arizonensis isolate GNS036 chromosome 12, iyPtiAriz1_principal, whole genome shotgun sequence DNA segment above includes these coding regions:
- the Med26 gene encoding mediator complex subunit 26; this translates as MQRYCTELTERLLKSLDKEYNVIDMGAVVDVITALEKTAITKELLEITRLGKHINELRRKTSNDALAKRAKDLVRRWRDMVLPTAHSTPQPTPADTAPPALNGAKPHSPALRCFKPQSPALRGLKPQSPLLRDTTALRVLSPALSVHSDHSHSPNASSNKQSITVTSNHKTSSDVTSMLGSSSQNHTTEAVPRTHSSNKRLRKDDFNDQHNCQHHDSDLITESELFVKKQRLNGENISGNLNLQVPSPTFKERISDHFVESSTDPDDSGPKKRGRKKGSKSMKKQPILEDRVKEKLASISRNPKLKTTQELLADLRARGTNSSINSSALPSQNVESPSVDDILRSSNEQVSKFLRCTQNNLSHRNTVSETLPESRLKPTENCHDTPSKCQELGVVYKEKSVTNYQKNQLQVSQDLTVEEILAKLPPLDPSSIDWGESETESTEDQSNTEYPPRQITTEDIERLHTQCVEGLNGNFQPKLSSLTLNEKSEEKGGMSEMNGVINVYSQPDEEFREWHQMLSRPSYSGQILHILPYVIID